In candidate division KSB1 bacterium, the genomic window GACGCTGGAACCAACGGCGTTGATATGGGCGCCAGGCGCCAGCCACTCCCCCATTAAAATAGGTTCTGTTGCTGATGTGGTTGTACAAATGATATCCGCGCCATCAACTGCTTCCTTTACAGTATGAACTGGCTCTATCTCAATGTTATGTTTTGCTGACTCATTTTTCATAAATCGTTTTGCATTTTCTTCGTTTCTACTCCAGACTCGGACCCTGGTGATTTTACGAGCATGAATCATAGCCTCTAAGTGAGACCGAGCCTGCACACCCGAGCCAAGGATCGCGAGGTTGCTGGCAGATTCTTTCGCCAGTAGCCTGGTTGCCACTCCACTCACTGCGGCGGTGCGAATGGCCGTGATTTCGCTTGCATCCATTATTGCTAAAAGTCGCCCATGTTTCGTTTCAAAGATCATCACCGAACCCTGGTGAGAATCATATTCTGTTTCATGGTTACCCGGAAATACACTTACCGCTTTCAGTCCCATAACTTCGGGTTCGCCTAAATAACAGGGCATCATTCCCAGAATTCCACTGCGATCCGGCAACTGTAAGCCCCAACGTAATGGATTTACTGCATTTCCCAATGCCAGGGTTTTTAGGGTATCGGACATAAGTTCCATGCATTCTCGCATGGGCAGATATTCTCGGACTTCTTTGTGGTTTACAAGTAGAACGACCATCATTCACCTCAATTAATTTATCGATTTCCATCGCTTAAGAGACTGAGTAAAAACTCAAAATTTCGTATCCGTCAGTATTCGCCATACACGGAAATACCATTTGCTGAAATCTTTATTGTACGGGCAAACACGCATTTCATGAACAAGGGCTAACCTCTATTCTCTGTTCTCAACATCTTGCCATTTTTCGTTTTTTGCCTATTCGATCTTTGTCCTTAACTTTCTGGATATAGTCTGGTGCATCGGGTACTTTGCAGGCTGTTCCACCCATATCAACTTCAACTTTTCCTATTTTTTCGGCGATAGCAGTGGCTTTATTGGTTAGAGAGGCAATATAGGTTCCAACGGCGATAACAAAGCCATTCATCGTAAACCTGACCCGGTTCTGTGAGTTGTGAATATTTCTCGCTACCCTATCCAATAATCCTTCAAATATTTTGATATCCAAATCGCTATCCGGTTTTATGGAAACCAAATTTGACAGCGTCGACCAACCCGCGGATGCGATCCCTTCTTTCTCTGATTCAATCCATTCCAGGCCCAATTCCATTCCATAGCTGCTTTCTGCTGCGATCCATGCGACCGTATATTCGCTGATCATATACCAGTAAGCTTCTTTTACCCATTTATTGAGGTCACTTCTTGAGATTTTGTTTTCATCGGCGATAAGACCCGCAAGATACATGGCATCTGAATTTCCTGTAGCGTATAGTTCCATGGATAATTCATGGTGCTTTTTTACTTTTTTTTGGATTTTTTTCAGGTCTTGAACTTTAACTCCATAAAACGGTTCTCTGGCGCCATGTTTAAGGAATATCTTTTTCGTTCCTTCATCTCCATAACCTTTTAATTCCTTTAATATTTTTTCAGTTGTCATTACGTCTCCTTATTGCTGCAAATATTTAGTGTATGGCGC contains:
- a CDS encoding ornithine cyclodeaminase family protein, which encodes MMVVLLVNHKEVREYLPMRECMELMSDTLKTLALGNAVNPLRWGLQLPDRSGILGMMPCYLGEPEVMGLKAVSVFPGNHETEYDSHQGSVMIFETKHGRLLAIMDASEITAIRTAAVSGVATRLLAKESASNLAILGSGVQARSHLEAMIHARKITRVRVWSRNEENAKRFMKNESAKHNIEIEPVHTVKEAVDGADIICTTTSATEPILMGEWLAPGAHINAVGSSVKYARELDTTAVVKSRLIVDRVESTINEAGDFLFPKKEGAIDDSHIQGEIGEILLDKIDGRKSEDEITLFKSLGLAVEDIASAYHIYQKMCKAGKGTWVEFGGKK
- a CDS encoding DNA alkylation repair protein, coding for MTTEKILKELKGYGDEGTKKIFLKHGAREPFYGVKVQDLKKIQKKVKKHHELSMELYATGNSDAMYLAGLIADENKISRSDLNKWVKEAYWYMISEYTVAWIAAESSYGMELGLEWIESEKEGIASAGWSTLSNLVSIKPDSDLDIKIFEGLLDRVARNIHNSQNRVRFTMNGFVIAVGTYIASLTNKATAIAEKIGKVEVDMGGTACKVPDAPDYIQKVKDKDRIGKKRKMARC